Sequence from the Amycolatopsis sp. NBC_00345 genome:
TCGAACCCACGCTTCGCAGCCTGCGGTTCGAGGGCCGGATGGCCGGGATCTTCAACGCCGAACCGCGGGTCGAGTTCGACCTGAGCGAGGTCTACAACCGCCAGCTGCACGTGACGGGACTCGCCAGCGTGTTCCTGGACGGGGCTGACGCGGCGCGCATCTTCGACCAGCTCCGGGTGCTGTTCGACCGCGGCCTCCTCGTTCCCCCGGCCGTGGCGGCGTGGCCGCTCGAGAAGAGCGCCGAGGCGTACGAGACGGTGCGCGCCGGGTCCGCCGGGATCAAGCAGGTTCTGCTGCCGATCCCGTAACCACGCATCTCGTCTGTCGTCAGCCGGTGAGGCCGTGCCGCTCGCGGATCAGGTCGACGATCCCGGCCATGATGCCGGTCAGCTCGTAGTCCTTGGGCGTGAACACGCGGGCGATGCCGCGCTCGGTGAGCAGCGCGGCATCGTCCGGCGGGATGATGCCGCCGACGATCACCGGGATGTCGGCGGCGCCCGCGGCGCGCAGGCCGTCGACCACGAGCGGCACGACCTCCAGGTGCGAGCCGGACAGCACGGACAGCCCGACCACGTGCACGCCCTCCTGCACGGCGGCCGCGACGATCTGGTCCGGGGTCAGCCGGATGCCCTGGTAGACCACCTCGAACCCGACGTCGCGGGCCCGGACGGCGACCTGCTCGGCGCCGTTGGAATGCCCGTCCAGGCCCGGCTTCCCGACCAGGATCCGCAGCCGCTCGCCCAGTTCCGCTTCCGTGGCGCGGATCCGGGCGCGCACGCGTTCCAGCTCCGGGTCACCCTTCCCGGCGGCCGCGGCGGCGGAAACACCCGTCGGCGCGCGGTACTCGCCGAACACCTCGCGCAGGGCGCCGGACCACTCGCCGGTGGTCACGCCCGCGCGCGCACAGTCCACAGTGGCCTCGAACAAGTTGTCCGAAGTCGCCGCCTTCTCCTTCAACGCCGCCAAGGAAGCCTCGACAGCGTCGTTGTCGCGGTGCGTCCGCCAGTCCTCGATCGCCGACACCGCGGCCTTTTCGACGGCCGGGTCGATCGTCTCGATCGCCTTCGCGCCCTCGGCCTGCAGCGGCGACGGTTCGGTGGTGTCGAACTTGTTCACGCCGACCAGCACGCGCTCGCCGTTCTCCATCCCCCGCCGGTACTCGGCGAGCGACGTGACCAGCTGCGACTTCATGTACCCGCTCTCGACGGCCGCGACCGCGCCGCCGAGGTCCTGCACCCGCGCGATCTCCTCGCGCGCACCGGACATGATCTCGTCCACTTTGGCCTGAACCACGTGCGAGCCGTCGAAAATGTCCTCGTACTCCAGCAAATCGGTCTCGAACGCGAGCACCTGCTGCATCCGCAACGCCCACTGCTGGTCCCACGGCCGCGGCAGGCCGAGCGCCTCGTTCCACGCCGGCAGCTGGATCGCGCGCGCCCGCGAGCCGCGCGAAAGCGAGACCGCCAGCATCTCCAGCACGATCCGCTGGACGTTGTTCTCCGGCTGCGCCTCGGTGAGCCCCAGCGAGTTCACCTGCACGCCGTAACGCAGGCGCCGCGCCTTCGGGTCCTCGACGCCGTAGCGGTCCCGCGTCAGCTCGTCCCACAACGCCGTGAACGCGCGCATCTTGCACATCTCTTCGACGAACCGCACACCGGCGTTGACGAAGAACGAGATCCGCGCGACCACCTTCGCCATGTCCGACGGCTCCACCTGGCCGGAGTCGCGCACGGCGTCCAGCACGGCGATGGCGGTGCACAGCGCGTACGCGACCTCCTGCGTCGGCGTCGCGCCGGCCTCCTGGAGGTGGTAGCTGCAGATGTTGATCGGGTTCCACTTGGGCACGTGGCGCACGGTCCACGCGATCATGTCGGTGATCAGCCGGAGGCTCGGCCCGGGCGGGAAGATGTACGTGCCGCGGGAGAGGTACTCCTTGATGATGTCGTTCTGCGTGGTCCCGGTGAGCTTCGCGAGCACCTCGTCCACGTCGCGGCCCTCGGCCTCGGCCTGCTCGCGCGCGACCGAGACGTACAGCGCGAGCAGCCACATCGCGGGCGCGTTGATGGTCATCGACGTGTTGGCCTCGGCCAGCGGGATGCCGTCGAACAGGCGCCGCATGTCGCCGATGTGGGAGACGGGCACGCCGACCTTGCCGACCTCGCCGCGCGCGAGCACGTGGTCCGGGTCGTAGCCGGTCTGCGTGGGCAGGTCGAAGGCGACCGAAAGCCCGGTCTGGCCCTTCGCGAGGTTGCGGCGGTACAGCTCGTTGGACGCGGCGGCCGAGGAGTGCCCGGCGTAAGTGCGCATCACCCAGGGCCGATCGCGCTCGTGGTCGGATGGATACGGCACGGGCCACCTCCGGCGTTGGGTGCGCCGATTGTACCCACCGGTAACTTCCGCCGGGCAGTGCAATCGGACACGTAAGGGTGGCAAGGCTCGTGAGTGTTTATGACGGTTCTAACCGTCATAAACACTCACGAGCCCTTGTCGAGGTCGACGACCCCCAGCGGCGGCGCCCCCTGCGCCTCTTCGTCGAGCGTCATCTCCACCGAGTCACGGTGGTCCAGCTCGTGGCGCTTGGTGCCGTAGAGGAACGCGGTGACCTCGTCCAGGTAAGTCGAGGACAGCCGCGCCTTCAGCTTCGACGGCCGTCTCTTCGGCCGCATCTCGTACGCCCCGACGGCGACGAGCAGGAGCGTCATGCCGGGCAGCCCCAGAGCCAGCACTGTCTCCACGGCCGGTGAACGAACGGCGGCACAACGGAGTTCCGAGCGGTTCGCGGGACGAACCCGCACAAGGTGGTCAGCGGGCCCCGCCGGGACTCGGGTGCCGAGGAACCGGACCCGCGTGCTGGGCCCCTTCGATCAGAGCTGCGACCCGTTGCGCGTCCGGGATCGCCCGCAGCTCTGGCAGGAACGGCGCCCAGGCGCCCCGCACCGGCTGGTTCCTCAACCCCCATCGGGTGTACGGCCGGGTGCCGAACAAGATCGTGCCGGTACCGTCCGGCCGCTGCTTGACCTCCGGCCGCCCGAGGTCATTCAGCCGTACCCAGCGGTACTCGGCCGCGGCCGGCCACTGGGCGACGAGGACCAGCCGCACGGTCGTGACCACGTACGTCGTCGCCACAGTCAGCGCGCGGCGGCCCTGCAGCTGATAGATCACCGGCGTCACCATCACGGCCAGGGCCGGGTACCACGCGAAAAACGGCAGCGGCGGCAACCCCGTCGTCTCCGGAACTATGAACGTCGCCAAGAACGCCAGCCCCAGCACCACGAGCACGGTGTGCTCCCAATACCAGCGTGGCTGCCGCACCGGCCGGCCCCGCCAGAGCTCCTGCTCGCCCACTTCCATCGGAAACGCCTGCATGTCGCCCTCCCCAGGTCTCGGGGGATACACGCCGGGCGGTTCGTCCCGGTTGCCGGAGCACTGTGACGAAAATCCGCGAGACGCCGCCCGTCGAGGCCCTTAGGCTGGCAAAACGTGACTTGGAGTGGGTACGGCAGCTACCTGGTGATCGTTGTCCTCATCGTGCTCGCGCCGGGACCGGACACGATGGTGATGCTGAAGAACTCGCTGTCCGGCGGCACGCGCGGCGGGCTGCTGGCGACGTTCGGCATCTTCACCGGCAACGCGGTGCAGGGCACGGCCGCGGCGCTCGGGCTCGGCGTGGTGATCGCGCGGTCCCAGCCGGTGTTCCTCACGCTGAAGTGGCTCGGCGCGGCCTACCTGGTGTTCCTCGGGTTCCAGGCGCTGCGCGGCGCGTGGCGCGGGAACTACGCCACCGTCGAGGAAACCCGGCGCAAGCGCACCAGCGGGTTCCGCCGGTGGCGCGAGGGCTTCCTCTCCAACATCACCAACCCCAAGGTGCTCGTGCTGTACCTGTCCGTCCTGCCGCAGTTCCTCGACCCCGTGCGGACCACGACGTGGGACGCGCTGGTGCTCGCGTACACCGTCGCGGTGCTGGGTTCGCTGTGGCTGATGGTGCTGCTGTTCTTCGTGCACCGGGTGCGAACCTGGCTGGAGCGCCGCAAGGTCCGGCGCGCGCTCGACGGCGTCACCGGCACCGCGCTGCTCGGCTTCGGGGCGGCTCTGGCATTGGAGTCCTGACCGGAGTTACGGTTCGCGCATGACGTGGGGTGTGTACGGCGGATTCCTCGCCATGATGATGCTTCTCGCCGCGGCTCCGGGGCCGGACAGCATGGTGGTGCTGAAAAACGCGCTGTCCGGCGGTGCCAGGGGCGGCGCGTGGGCGTGCTTCGGCATCGCCGTCGCGAACTTCCTGCAGGGCACCGCCGCCGCGCTCGGGCTGGGCGCGGTGATCACCAGTTCGCGGCCGGTGTTCGAGACCGTGAAGTGGCTGGGCGTGGCGTACCTCTGTTACCTCGGCTTCCAAGCTTTGCGCGGCGCCTGGCGCGGGGACTACGAGGCGCTGCACGACGCCCGGCGCCAGCGGCAGACCCCGTTTCGCCGCTGGCGCGAGGGCTTCCTGTCCAACGTGACCAACCCGAAGGTGCTGGTGCTGTACCTCTCGGTGCTGCCCCAGTTCCTCGTCCCCGGCGTCACCACGACCGGCGACGCGCTGCTGCTGGCCTACACCGTCGCCGGCGTCGGCGTGGTGTGGCAGGTGCTGCTGCTCCTGCTCGTCCACCGCGTCCGCGCCTGGCTGGAGCGCCGCCGGGTGCGCCGCACGCTCGACGGCGTCACCGGCACCGTGCTGATCGGCTTCGGCGCCGCGCTTGCCTTGGAGGGCTAGCGGATTTCTTCGTTCGCGAAGGTGCGGAAGTCACGGGCGGGGCGGCCGGTCACGCGCTCGACGGTGTCGGTCACGCGGTCCTCGGACCCTTCGCGGATGGCGTCGTCCATCGCGGCGAGGACAGCCGCGAACTCCGCCGGGATGCCGGCCGCGATGTGGCGCGCCGCGAGCTCGGCCGAGGTGACGGCGCGGTGCGTGACGGGCCGCCCGAGCCGTTCCGCCACGATCGCCGCGGCTTCGGCGTAACTGAGCGCCGACGGGCCGGTGAGCACGTGTTCGGTGTTGTGCGGTTCGGCGTCGGTCAGCGCGCGGACGGCGACGGCGGCGATGTCGGTGGCGTCCACGAACCCGACGCGGGCGTCACCGGTCGCCGTGACGATCGCGCCGTCCCGCGCCGTCTGGCCGACGAGGTGCTCACCGGTGAAGTTCTGCATGAACCACGACGGCCGCAGGACCGCCCAGCCCGGCTGCCTCTGGACGAGCCCGTGCAGCTCGCCGAGGCCGGGGGTGGTGTCGTCTACCGGCGACGAGCTGAGCAGCACGACCCTGGCGTCCGGCGCGGCGGCGAGGAACGGCTCCACCAGCGGCCGCGGCTCGGCGACCCCGATCGGGGCGACCAGGTAGACGGCCCCGACGCCGTCGAGGGCCTCGGCGTGGGTCGCGCGGTCGGCCCAGTCGAACCGGACCTGGCCGGGCCGCGTCGGCCGGCGCGTCGCGGCCCGGGTCGGGACGCCCCGGTCGCGCAGCTGCCGGAGCACTCGGCCGCCGGTGTTCCCGGTCGAGCCGAGCACCAGGACGTCACGCATCCCGGCCCCCGGCGAACGCGGTGAGCAGCTGGTCTGCGCCGCCGAGGACCTCGGCCGCGGCGAGCGGGCTCCAGTAGTCGCGGTAGTGCCGGATCTCGCCGTCGCGGACGGTCAGGACGGCGATGTAGCCGAGCCGGTACGGCTTCCCCGTCGCGACGGCCACCCCGGCGACCTCGAACTCGACGACGGTGACGCCGGCGTCCGCCGTCTCGTGCACGGTCTTCTCGGTGATCTCGCGGATGTCCAGCAGGTCGGGATAGCCGCGCAGGTACTCGGCGATCGCCGCGCGGCCCTCCACCCGGCGCGGGTAACCGGGCGAGGCGAACGGGAATTCGAGCACCCCGTCCTCGGCCCACAGGTTCGCGAACCCGGCCATGTCGTGGGCGAGCAGCCGGTCGAGCGCACGGTCGACGAGAGTCATGGCTCCCCTTCAGAGTCGTCGGGACGGGACTGTATCGTCCCGACTAAAAGGTACCTGAGAGGCAACGGTTCCGTCCACTCGCTCAGCCCGCGGATGATCCGCCGGTGCCCGCGGCTCGGAGCCGGTGTCCTCTCAGGTCACAGAGCGCGGTTACGCGCGGTCCGGCTCGCCGGCCACGCGGTCGATGCGGGCGCCGAGGCGGTTCAGGTTCTCGACGAAGTGCGGGTAGCCGCGGTCGATGTGGAAGACGTCCCAGACCTCGGTGACGCCGTCGGCGCAGAGGCCGGCCAGCACCAGGCCCGCGCCGGCGCGGATGTCGGAGGCCCAGACCGGGGCGCTGGACAGGCGTTCGACACCGCGGACGACGGCGTGGTGGCCGTCCGTGCGGGCGTCGCCGGAGAGGCGGATCATCTCCTCGATGAAACGGAACCGCGCCTCGTAGACGTTCTCCGTGATCATCGACGTGCCCTCGGACACCGCCGAGAGCGCGACCGCGAACGGCTGCAGATCAGTGGCGAAGCCGGGGTACGGCAGCGTCACCCAGTCGACCGCCTGCGGGCGCTCGGGCTGGACGATGCGGAAGCCCTTCTCGTCGAAGGTCGTCACTTCCGCGCCGCCGAGGCGGAGCTTGTCCAGCACCAGGTCCAGGTGATGCGGGTTGACCCCGCGCACGGTCAGGTCGCCGCGCGTCATGGCCGCGGCGAACGCCCAGGTCGCGCCGACGATCCGGTCGCCGATCACCCGGTGCTCGGTCGGCCGGAGCTGCTCGACGCCGTGCACCGTGAGCGTCGACGTGCCGGCGCCCTCGATCCGCGCGCCCATCTCGACCAGCATCTCGCAGATGTTGATGATCTCCGGCTCGCGCGCGGCGTTGTCGATCACCGTGGTGCCCTCGGCCAGCACCGCGGCCATCAGGATGTTCTCGGTCGCGCCGACGCTCGGGAAGTCGAGCCAGATCTGGGCGCCGACAAGCGATTCCGCCTTCGCCACCACGCAGCCGTGCTCGATGGTGCTCGTGGCGCCCAGCTTGCGGAGGCCGTTCTGGTGCATGTCGAGCGGCCGCGAGCCGATCGCGTCACCGCCGGGCAGCGCGACGACGGCCTGCTTCAGCCGGCCGACCAGCGGCCCCAGCACGCAGACGGACGCGCGTAGCTTGCCCATCGCCGGCGA
This genomic interval carries:
- a CDS encoding NmrA family NAD(P)-binding protein, whose product is MRDVLVLGSTGNTGGRVLRQLRDRGVPTRAATRRPTRPGQVRFDWADRATHAEALDGVGAVYLVAPIGVAEPRPLVEPFLAAAPDARVVLLSSSPVDDTTPGLGELHGLVQRQPGWAVLRPSWFMQNFTGEHLVGQTARDGAIVTATGDARVGFVDATDIAAVAVRALTDAEPHNTEHVLTGPSALSYAEAAAIVAERLGRPVTHRAVTSAELAARHIAAGIPAEFAAVLAAMDDAIREGSEDRVTDTVERVTGRPARDFRTFANEEIR
- the murA gene encoding UDP-N-acetylglucosamine 1-carboxyvinyltransferase, which translates into the protein MSEHFDVHGGARLVGEVDVVGAKNSVLKLMAAALLAEGTTTIRNCPQILDVPLMGDVLRSVGCEVVIEGDTATITTPAELSHRADSPAMGKLRASVCVLGPLVGRLKQAVVALPGGDAIGSRPLDMHQNGLRKLGATSTIEHGCVVAKAESLVGAQIWLDFPSVGATENILMAAVLAEGTTVIDNAAREPEIINICEMLVEMGARIEGAGTSTLTVHGVEQLRPTEHRVIGDRIVGATWAFAAAMTRGDLTVRGVNPHHLDLVLDKLRLGGAEVTTFDEKGFRIVQPERPQAVDWVTLPYPGFATDLQPFAVALSAVSEGTSMITENVYEARFRFIEEMIRLSGDARTDGHHAVVRGVERLSSAPVWASDIRAGAGLVLAGLCADGVTEVWDVFHIDRGYPHFVENLNRLGARIDRVAGEPDRA
- a CDS encoding LysE family translocator, with product MTWSGYGSYLVIVVLIVLAPGPDTMVMLKNSLSGGTRGGLLATFGIFTGNAVQGTAAALGLGVVIARSQPVFLTLKWLGAAYLVFLGFQALRGAWRGNYATVEETRRKRTSGFRRWREGFLSNITNPKVLVLYLSVLPQFLDPVRTTTWDALVLAYTVAVLGSLWLMVLLFFVHRVRTWLERRKVRRALDGVTGTALLGFGAALALES
- a CDS encoding DUF6191 domain-containing protein gives rise to the protein METVLALGLPGMTLLLVAVGAYEMRPKRRPSKLKARLSSTYLDEVTAFLYGTKRHELDHRDSVEMTLDEEAQGAPPLGVVDLDKGS
- a CDS encoding protein meaA, with protein sequence MPYPSDHERDRPWVMRTYAGHSSAAASNELYRRNLAKGQTGLSVAFDLPTQTGYDPDHVLARGEVGKVGVPVSHIGDMRRLFDGIPLAEANTSMTINAPAMWLLALYVSVAREQAEAEGRDVDEVLAKLTGTTQNDIIKEYLSRGTYIFPPGPSLRLITDMIAWTVRHVPKWNPINICSYHLQEAGATPTQEVAYALCTAIAVLDAVRDSGQVEPSDMAKVVARISFFVNAGVRFVEEMCKMRAFTALWDELTRDRYGVEDPKARRLRYGVQVNSLGLTEAQPENNVQRIVLEMLAVSLSRGSRARAIQLPAWNEALGLPRPWDQQWALRMQQVLAFETDLLEYEDIFDGSHVVQAKVDEIMSGAREEIARVQDLGGAVAAVESGYMKSQLVTSLAEYRRGMENGERVLVGVNKFDTTEPSPLQAEGAKAIETIDPAVEKAAVSAIEDWRTHRDNDAVEASLAALKEKAATSDNLFEATVDCARAGVTTGEWSGALREVFGEYRAPTGVSAAAAAGKGDPELERVRARIRATEAELGERLRILVGKPGLDGHSNGAEQVAVRARDVGFEVVYQGIRLTPDQIVAAAVQEGVHVVGLSVLSGSHLEVVPLVVDGLRAAGAADIPVIVGGIIPPDDAALLTERGIARVFTPKDYELTGIMAGIVDLIRERHGLTG
- a CDS encoding LysE family translocator gives rise to the protein MTWGVYGGFLAMMMLLAAAPGPDSMVVLKNALSGGARGGAWACFGIAVANFLQGTAAALGLGAVITSSRPVFETVKWLGVAYLCYLGFQALRGAWRGDYEALHDARRQRQTPFRRWREGFLSNVTNPKVLVLYLSVLPQFLVPGVTTTGDALLLAYTVAGVGVVWQVLLLLLVHRVRAWLERRRVRRTLDGVTGTVLIGFGAALALEG
- a CDS encoding nuclear transport factor 2 family protein, whose amino-acid sequence is MTLVDRALDRLLAHDMAGFANLWAEDGVLEFPFASPGYPRRVEGRAAIAEYLRGYPDLLDIREITEKTVHETADAGVTVVEFEVAGVAVATGKPYRLGYIAVLTVRDGEIRHYRDYWSPLAAAEVLGGADQLLTAFAGGRDA